The DNA window ATCAGGAAATAATGCTCTGTCCCAATTTGACTGTCGCTGAAAATATGTTTATCGGCCGCAGTCACAGCCCATTCGTTAATTGGAAGCAGATGAACGAAAAGGCAGCCCAGTTGCTCGATTCTCTCGGTATTCCTGCAAGCCCAGTTCAGGAACTTGCTAGCTGTTCGATTGCCGTACAGCAAATGATTGCCATTGCCCGAGCAGTGGATATGGACTGTAAGATTCTCATACTGGACGAGCCAACATCCTCTCTTGATGAAGACGAGGTGCATAAACTCTTTGCGCTCATGCGTGAGCTGAAAGAGCGGGGAGTGGGAATCATCTTTATCACACACTTTCTCGAGCAGGTGTATGAAGTCAGTGACATGATCACGGTACTTCGCAACGGGAAGCTGGTCGGTGAATATGAAACAACCTCGCTTCCCCAAATCGAGCTCATCTCAAAGATGCTGGGAAATGTGCTCGAGGATGTTACCAAACTAAAGAAACATGAACCGGTCGTATCTGATACTTCCATCCCTGTCTTTGAAGGAAAAGAACTTTCAAGTTCCGCAGGGGTAAAACCCTTCAACTTTGCCATACAAAAAGGCGAGGTGAACGGGTTTGCAGGTCTGCTAGGCTCCGGACGTAGTGAAAGTGTCCGTGCCATATTCGCCGCAGACAAGGTAACTGGTGGTGAAGTAAAGATGAAAGGTAAGCGGGTGAAGATTAAAACACCCTTGCACGCGATAAAACATGGAATAGGCTATTTGCCAGAAGATCGCAAAGGCGATGGCATTGTCGAAGACCTATCGGTACGAGACAATATCATCCTTACCCTGCAGGTCTTGAAAGGCTTCTTCAAACCATTTTCGAGAAAACAGGCGGAGCTATTCGCCGACGAGTATATCAAGAAGTTAAATATCAAGACTCCAACCTCAAATACACCGATTAAATCCCTTTCTGGAGGCAATCAGCAGAAAGTCATACTGGCCCGCTGGCTGCTTACCAACCCAGAGTACCTGATCCTGGATGAACCGACCCGTGGTATTGATGTTGGAACCAAGGTTGAGATCCAGAAACTGGTTCTCAATCTCGCATCCAAAGGGATGAGCCTTACGTTCATCTCTTCAGAAATTGAAGAGATGCTTCGAACCTGTTCCCGATTGATAGTCATGAAAGACCGTGAAATAGTCGGGGAACTCAGGGGAACTGATTTGACGGAGAATGATGTTATGAACGTAATAGCACAGGGGGGAAAGAACAAATGAGCAACATGAAAAAGAACATTTCTCACCTGGTTCTTCCTCTCTCGGTGATGGCACTACTCATTGTCATCAATCTGATAAAGGGTGCCGATTATTTCGCCATCAGCATGGTCAACGGAGCATTCTACGGGAATATACCGAATATCCTCTTCGGTGCTTCTGAGTTGGTCATTCTTTCCATAGGCATGACGCTGGTTACTGCAGCCTCAAGAGGGCAGGATATCAGCATTGGAGTAAGTGCAACCATCACTTCCGCTGTATTTGTCCAGTACGTCCTACAGGCCAGTGAAGTCACGTTGTTTACCATCATTGTGGGCTTTCTCTTGAGTTGTCTTATGGGATTGGTCCTTGGAGCATTCAACGGTACTCTCGTTTCGGTATTCAAGGTTCAACCAATGGTTGCATCCCTTATACTCTTTACCGGTGGCCGGTCCATAGCCTTCATGATTGACGGGAAACTCTCTCCCATTCTGGCTAACGATATATCGAATAAAATAGGTACGGTAATACCGGGCGTACCAGTGCAGACAGCAATAATCCTTACTGCTGTATTCATCGCTATCGTGGCAGTGGTATTCAAGACCACAAATCTCAGACTCTATGTAGAGACTGTTGGAATAAACCCGAACGCAGCACGTCTGAACGGTATCAACCCGAAGAAAATCATATTCCTGACCTTCTTGATCATGGGAATATGTACTGCAGTGGCCGGCTTTATTGCCGTGAACAAGGCAGGACGTCACGACAGCGTCAACTTGCTTAAACTGATCATGATGGATGCAATTCTCGCCGTCGCTATCGGTGGAAACTCTTTGGGCGGTGGAAAGTTCAGCATTACCGGTTCCATTATTGGTGCCTATACGATAGAGATGCTGAACAGGACCCTACTCAGGTTGGAGATAGATCCAGCGATGATCAAGGTATTCAAGGCTGTTTTCATTATTATTCTTATGGTGGTTGCCTCTCCGGTGGTCAGGGCTTTCATGAGCAAGAATCTGGATAGGTTCCGCTCCTGGAGACTTTCTTCAAGCCAGCAAAAGGGACCAATCTCCACCACAAATATAGCCAGGAAGCAGGGGGAATAGGATGGCATCTGTGAACGTAATCAAACCAAAAGCAAGACTATCAAATTCAAATATTCTGTTTCTTATAGCTGCGGTCATCTTTGTACTGATGTACCTGTTTGCAATCATCACTTTCCCCAATAGTTTTCTGCAATTTCAGACATTTTTCGACCTATTCAACCTCAATGCACCACTGATCATCATGACCCTCGGCTTATGTATCGTCATGATCGGAGGAGGTATCGATATCTCCATTGGTTCGGTGACCGGATTGGTTACAATGGCCTGTGCAGTTTATCTGGAATCCAGGATGGGAAGCATAGGGGGAGCCATCCTTGTTGCGCTGGGTATCGGTATTGCATTTGGAATTCTGCAAGGATATCTTATTGCCTATCTTGAGATCCAACCATTTATCATTACGCTCTCTGGGTTGTTCTTGGCACAAGGGCTCCTGACTACACTCCATAAGGATCCGATCAACGTAACCATGCCTGCATTTGTGAGTTTGAGGGATTTTGATATCGTGATTGCATGGCTAGGTACAAGAAACAGACTGGGGGTATTTATTCCGTGTGAAATAAAGCCAGGTACGCTGATCTTTATTGTCCTTCTCGTCATCCTTGCATCCCTTATGAAATGGTCGCGTTTTGGGCGGAATGTATACGCCGTTGGTGGAAATACCCATAGTGCAATGATGCTCGGTATCAATGTTAAGAGAACGATCTTCATCACGTATGTGATTAGTGGATTGACTGCCGGTATTGCAGGTTTTGTCTACATCATGACCACAGGAGCAGGCAATGTCGGAAATGCTGCAGGAGCAGAAATGAAAGCAATAGCATCGGCTATCATAGGTGGTACATTGCTTAATGGTGGGGTAGGGAACCTGCTTGGGGCTCCAATAGGGACATTGACCCTTTTGATCATTAATGAGCTGATCCGAGCAGCAGGCGTTCAATCTAACTGGCAAGCTATGGTAAGCGGACTCCTCTTGTATTTCTTCATTGTGCTGCAAAGCGTAATCATGTCGCTTCGTGACAGGAAGAAATTCAGTATAGCTCTTCCGCCTTGGCTACGACTGTCAGGGAAAGAACAGATTGAGGGGCAAAGAGAACAGTAACAGCAGAAGAGTTGTTAGGTCGTCGGATGGTAATCATTTGTTTTCCCCCAAAGAATTGTTTCGGAGGGGGAAAGTGTCAGTTATTTCGATCCTCTTCTAACGCTTCTTCATCCATCAATAGAAACAGCTCCCTCGCAAAATCACAGCAGTGGTATATCTTCTTCTTCAAGATACCGGTTCAGCTCCTGGATATAGGCTTTCTCTGAAGCTCCCTCACACACGATGATTATGTTACGGTTTCTTCTATACATCAATGAACCTTCTGCCCTATATATATGAATGAG is part of the uncultured Sphaerochaeta sp. genome and encodes:
- a CDS encoding sugar ABC transporter ATP-binding protein, whose amino-acid sequence is MLSETILEMKDISKSFPGVKALDCVDFKLRKGEIHALMGENGAGKSTLIKVITGVYEKDAGLITLQGEPIHFKAPQEAQNKGIGTVYQEIMLCPNLTVAENMFIGRSHSPFVNWKQMNEKAAQLLDSLGIPASPVQELASCSIAVQQMIAIARAVDMDCKILILDEPTSSLDEDEVHKLFALMRELKERGVGIIFITHFLEQVYEVSDMITVLRNGKLVGEYETTSLPQIELISKMLGNVLEDVTKLKKHEPVVSDTSIPVFEGKELSSSAGVKPFNFAIQKGEVNGFAGLLGSGRSESVRAIFAADKVTGGEVKMKGKRVKIKTPLHAIKHGIGYLPEDRKGDGIVEDLSVRDNIILTLQVLKGFFKPFSRKQAELFADEYIKKLNIKTPTSNTPIKSLSGGNQQKVILARWLLTNPEYLILDEPTRGIDVGTKVEIQKLVLNLASKGMSLTFISSEIEEMLRTCSRLIVMKDREIVGELRGTDLTENDVMNVIAQGGKNK
- a CDS encoding ABC transporter permease, whose translation is MSNMKKNISHLVLPLSVMALLIVINLIKGADYFAISMVNGAFYGNIPNILFGASELVILSIGMTLVTAASRGQDISIGVSATITSAVFVQYVLQASEVTLFTIIVGFLLSCLMGLVLGAFNGTLVSVFKVQPMVASLILFTGGRSIAFMIDGKLSPILANDISNKIGTVIPGVPVQTAIILTAVFIAIVAVVFKTTNLRLYVETVGINPNAARLNGINPKKIIFLTFLIMGICTAVAGFIAVNKAGRHDSVNLLKLIMMDAILAVAIGGNSLGGGKFSITGSIIGAYTIEMLNRTLLRLEIDPAMIKVFKAVFIIILMVVASPVVRAFMSKNLDRFRSWRLSSSQQKGPISTTNIARKQGE
- a CDS encoding sugar ABC transporter permease YjfF (membrane component of a putative sugar ABC transporter system), with translation MASVNVIKPKARLSNSNILFLIAAVIFVLMYLFAIITFPNSFLQFQTFFDLFNLNAPLIIMTLGLCIVMIGGGIDISIGSVTGLVTMACAVYLESRMGSIGGAILVALGIGIAFGILQGYLIAYLEIQPFIITLSGLFLAQGLLTTLHKDPINVTMPAFVSLRDFDIVIAWLGTRNRLGVFIPCEIKPGTLIFIVLLVILASLMKWSRFGRNVYAVGGNTHSAMMLGINVKRTIFITYVISGLTAGIAGFVYIMTTGAGNVGNAAGAEMKAIASAIIGGTLLNGGVGNLLGAPIGTLTLLIINELIRAAGVQSNWQAMVSGLLLYFFIVLQSVIMSLRDRKKFSIALPPWLRLSGKEQIEGQREQ